In the genome of Pseudomonas bubulae, one region contains:
- the ppc gene encoding phosphoenolpyruvate carboxylase, with protein MTDIDARLRDDVHLLGELLGNTIRDQYGEAFLAKIERIRQGAKADRRGTTGEELSAILDALGDDEVLPVARAFNQFLNLANIAEQYELIHRREEGQPQPFEALVLPQLLARLLAEGHDPESLARQVSRLEIELVLTAHPTEVTRRTLIQKYDAIAEQLAAQDHRDLTLAEKSEIHQRLQRLIAEAWHTEEIRRTRPTPVDEAKWGFAVIEHSLWHAVPHMLRKADKALHAATGLHLPLEAAPVRFASWMGGDRDGNPNVTASVTREVLLLARWMAADLYLRDIDKLAADLSMQQASAQLLAAAGDSAEPYRAVLKQLRERLRATRNWAHTALHSTQAAPPEVLQDNRELLAPLQLCYQSLHACGMGVIADGPLLDFLRRAVTFGLFLVRLDVRQDAARHASAMTEITDYLGLGRYEDWDEDARLSFLMRELNNRRPLLPGYFKPGADTAEVLATCREVAAAPGASLGSYVISMAGAASDVLAVQLLLKEAGLERPMRVVPLFETLADLDNAGPVIERLLLLPGYRAHLQGPQEVMIGYSDSAKDAGTTAAAWAQYRAQEALVNICREQGVELLLFHGRGGTVGRGGGPAHAAILSQPPGSVAGRFRTTEQGEMIRFKFGLPDIAEQNLNLYLAAVLEATLLPPPLPEPGWRVLMDELAADGVAAYRGVVRDNPQFVEYFRQSTPEQELGRLPLGSRPAKRRAGGIESLRAIPWIFGWTQTRLMLPAWLGWETALRRALERGEGDQLAQMREQWPFFRTRIDMLEMVLAKADADIARLYDERLVSPELLPLGAHLRDLLSQACAVVLGLTGQAQLMAHSPETLEFIRLRNTYLDPLHLLQAELLARSRRQQAAQDSPLEQALLVTVAGIAAGLRNTG; from the coding sequence ATGACCGATATTGATGCACGCTTGCGCGATGATGTTCACCTGCTGGGTGAGCTGTTGGGTAATACGATTCGTGACCAATACGGCGAAGCTTTTCTCGCCAAGATCGAGCGCATTCGCCAGGGGGCCAAAGCCGACCGGCGCGGCACCACCGGCGAGGAGTTAAGCGCCATTCTGGACGCCCTGGGCGATGACGAAGTGCTGCCCGTTGCGCGAGCCTTCAACCAGTTTTTGAACCTGGCCAATATTGCCGAGCAGTACGAGCTGATCCACCGCCGTGAAGAAGGCCAGCCCCAGCCGTTCGAGGCGCTGGTGTTGCCGCAACTGCTTGCGCGCCTGCTCGCCGAAGGCCATGACCCCGAGTCGCTGGCGCGCCAGGTCAGCCGTCTTGAAATTGAACTGGTACTCACCGCACACCCCACTGAAGTGACTCGCCGCACCCTGATCCAGAAGTACGATGCCATTGCCGAGCAACTGGCGGCCCAGGACCATCGTGACCTGACCCTCGCGGAAAAATCCGAGATTCATCAGCGCTTGCAGCGGTTGATCGCCGAGGCCTGGCACACCGAAGAAATCCGTCGCACCCGACCTACCCCTGTGGATGAGGCCAAGTGGGGTTTTGCGGTGATCGAGCATTCGTTATGGCACGCCGTGCCGCATATGCTGCGTAAGGCTGACAAAGCTCTGCATGCCGCGACCGGCCTGCATTTGCCGCTTGAGGCCGCACCGGTCCGCTTTGCTTCCTGGATGGGCGGCGACCGTGATGGCAATCCCAATGTCACGGCCAGCGTTACCCGTGAAGTACTGCTGCTGGCGCGCTGGATGGCGGCGGACCTGTACCTGCGCGATATCGACAAACTGGCGGCCGATCTGTCGATGCAACAGGCCTCGGCGCAACTGCTGGCCGCCGCAGGCGACAGCGCCGAGCCGTATCGCGCCGTACTCAAACAATTGCGTGAACGCCTGCGGGCCACCCGCAATTGGGCGCATACAGCCTTGCACAGCACCCAGGCCGCGCCGCCTGAAGTGCTGCAGGACAATCGCGAACTGCTGGCGCCGTTGCAGCTGTGTTATCAGTCCCTGCATGCCTGTGGCATGGGCGTAATTGCCGATGGCCCGCTGCTCGATTTCCTGCGTCGGGCTGTAACCTTCGGCCTGTTCCTGGTGCGCCTCGATGTGCGCCAGGATGCTGCACGCCATGCCTCGGCCATGACTGAAATCACCGATTACCTGGGCCTGGGCCGCTATGAGGACTGGGACGAAGATGCGCGTCTTAGCTTTCTGATGCGCGAATTGAACAACCGTCGGCCGTTGTTGCCCGGTTATTTCAAGCCGGGTGCCGACACCGCCGAAGTGCTGGCGACCTGCCGCGAAGTCGCTGCCGCACCGGGCGCCTCGCTGGGCTCCTACGTGATCTCGATGGCCGGTGCTGCCTCGGATGTACTGGCGGTGCAACTGTTGCTCAAGGAGGCTGGGCTGGAGCGGCCGATGCGGGTTGTACCGCTGTTCGAAACCCTCGCCGACCTCGACAATGCGGGGCCGGTGATCGAGCGCCTGCTGCTGTTGCCGGGTTATCGCGCGCACCTGCAGGGCCCGCAGGAAGTGATGATCGGCTATTCCGATTCGGCCAAGGATGCGGGCACCACCGCGGCCGCCTGGGCGCAGTACCGGGCGCAGGAAGCCCTGGTCAATATCTGCCGTGAGCAAGGCGTCGAGCTGCTGTTGTTTCATGGTCGCGGCGGTACCGTGGGGCGCGGCGGTGGCCCGGCTCACGCGGCCATCCTGTCGCAGCCGCCGGGCTCGGTGGCGGGGCGTTTCCGCACCACTGAACAGGGCGAAATGATTCGCTTCAAATTCGGCCTGCCGGACATTGCCGAGCAAAATCTCAACCTGTACCTGGCCGCCGTGCTGGAGGCCACTTTGCTGCCACCGCCCCTGCCGGAGCCGGGCTGGCGGGTACTGATGGATGAGCTGGCGGCAGACGGGGTCGCTGCCTACCGTGGCGTAGTGCGGGATAATCCGCAGTTCGTCGAGTACTTTCGCCAGTCCACCCCGGAGCAGGAGCTGGGCCGCTTGCCTCTGGGCAGTCGGCCGGCCAAGCGCCGGGCAGGGGGCATTGAAAGCCTGCGGGCCATCCCCTGGATTTTTGGCTGGACCCAGACCCGCCTGATGTTGCCCGCCTGGCTGGGTTGGGAAACTGCATTGCGTCGTGCGCTGGAACGCGGTGAAGGTGATCAACTGGCACAAATGCGTGAGCAGTGGCCCTTCTTTCGCACCCGTATCGACATGCTGGAAATGGTCCTGGCCAAGGCCGATGCCGATATCGCCCGGCTTTACGACGAGCGCCTGGTGAGCCCGGAACTGCTGCCATTGGGTGCGCACTTACGCGACTTATTGTCGCAGGCGTGCGCAGTGGTGCTGGGCTTGACCGGGCAGGCGCAGTTGATGGCACATAGCCCGGAGACGCTCGAGTTCATCCGTTTGCGCAACACTTACCTTGATCCTCTTCATCTATTGCAGGCCGAGCTGCTGGCACGCTCGCGTCGCCAGCAAGCGGCGCAGGACAGCCCTCTGGAACAAGCGTTGCTGGTGACTGTGGCCGGGATCGCGGCCGGCTTGCGCAACACCGGCTAA
- a CDS encoding DUF4398 domain-containing protein, which yields MELKTMMTRTVKTTSPRLRGLKLAALAIGTSFVLAGCAGNPPSEQYAVTQSAVNNAVSAGATEYAPVEMKSAQDKLKQAELAMHDKKYDEARRLSEQAEWDARVAERKAQAAKAEKAVQDAQNAVQQLRQEGMRSVQ from the coding sequence ATGGAGTTGAAGACCATGATGACCCGCACTGTCAAAACCACCTCACCTCGCCTGCGCGGGCTAAAACTGGCTGCGCTGGCAATCGGCACCAGCTTCGTTCTGGCCGGTTGTGCTGGCAATCCACCTTCAGAGCAGTACGCCGTGACGCAATCGGCGGTGAACAACGCCGTGAGCGCAGGTGCCACTGAATATGCACCGGTGGAAATGAAGTCAGCCCAGGACAAGCTCAAGCAGGCCGAGCTGGCCATGCATGACAAAAAATATGACGAGGCCCGCCGCCTGTCCGAACAGGCTGAGTGGGATGCTCGCGTAGCAGAGCGCAAGGCCCAGGCAGCTAAAGCAGAGAAGGCTGTTCAGGATGCTCAGAATGCCGTTCAGCAATTGCGTCAGGAAGGCATGCGCAGCGTTCAGTAA